Proteins from a genomic interval of Paenibacillus lentus:
- a CDS encoding response regulator: protein MKALIVDDEKHVREAIRYFVPWEVFGIDSVFEAMNGQEAINLILAERPEIIFTDMRMPLMDGAQLLEWIHRHIPCTKVIIISGYQDYKYLQPAIVYGGMDYLLKPLNGNKIVEATERAVRKWRQEKEESERALHRNIQINELQPLYWDRMLTDLMSGYRRYEELAAALSDHFGLTLGHTRCQVAILSLEMMDQRLLTRFNGDASLMYYAIMNICNDVLVGENGSHGYAFRCGIEGVNVAIFYWNQVKDIEESLRSINQSMLETYQIQVHFGLGEVCLISEDVPRSFHQAKIALQQRNLLCSGEWIHMYHDIDQVVSEEDCPFLRFYEPFKFAVLSGQRDRIMEWVDKWAALIEQQPYLSQLQLEKWQKNFKSALLNWKAEIGWDKSADSDETFDLELPFDTNGNFSLAVWKERVAAKLLAISRKYNSMHDQDSRLVQDIKRYIDQNYHKEITLQHIADCFFISRENVSRKFKQVTNENLIDYLTRLRIDKAKMLLADSNMRIAQIAELVGFQDEKYFSRVFKKITGQTSREFRKQLNT, encoded by the coding sequence GTGAAAGCACTGATTGTGGATGATGAAAAGCATGTAAGGGAGGCCATTCGCTACTTTGTGCCCTGGGAGGTATTTGGGATCGATTCTGTATTTGAGGCTATGAATGGACAAGAAGCGATCAACCTGATTTTGGCGGAGCGACCGGAGATTATTTTCACGGATATGCGAATGCCCCTGATGGATGGAGCCCAGCTTCTGGAATGGATTCACCGGCATATTCCCTGCACGAAAGTAATTATCATCAGCGGATATCAGGATTACAAATATCTTCAACCCGCCATTGTATATGGGGGGATGGATTATTTGCTTAAACCGTTGAACGGCAACAAAATCGTGGAGGCGACAGAACGCGCGGTTCGCAAATGGCGGCAGGAAAAGGAAGAAAGTGAGCGGGCCCTTCACCGGAATATTCAGATCAATGAACTTCAGCCGCTATACTGGGATCGAATGCTTACGGACTTGATGTCCGGCTATCGACGATATGAGGAACTAGCTGCTGCCCTGAGCGATCACTTCGGACTAACCTTGGGACATACCCGCTGCCAGGTTGCCATCTTATCTTTGGAAATGATGGATCAAAGGCTATTAACCCGGTTCAATGGAGATGCGTCTTTAATGTATTATGCCATCATGAATATATGTAATGATGTGCTTGTGGGGGAAAACGGCAGTCACGGATACGCCTTTCGTTGTGGGATTGAGGGAGTGAATGTTGCGATTTTTTATTGGAATCAAGTCAAGGATATAGAAGAGTCCCTACGAAGTATCAATCAATCCATGCTGGAAACCTATCAAATTCAAGTTCACTTTGGCCTCGGTGAAGTATGCCTCATTTCAGAAGATGTGCCCCGTTCGTTTCATCAGGCCAAGATAGCACTGCAACAACGCAATTTGCTTTGTTCAGGTGAATGGATTCATATGTATCACGATATTGATCAGGTGGTTAGTGAAGAGGATTGCCCATTTCTTCGCTTTTATGAACCCTTTAAGTTTGCGGTATTATCCGGACAGCGCGATCGCATTATGGAATGGGTGGATAAATGGGCTGCTCTCATAGAGCAGCAACCTTACCTATCTCAGCTCCAGCTTGAAAAATGGCAGAAGAATTTTAAGTCTGCCCTGTTAAACTGGAAGGCTGAAATCGGATGGGACAAGAGCGCCGATTCGGATGAAACGTTTGATTTAGAACTGCCTTTCGATACCAACGGGAACTTTTCGCTTGCGGTTTGGAAGGAGCGAGTTGCGGCCAAGCTGCTTGCCATTTCTCGGAAGTATAACTCTATGCATGATCAGGACAGTCGATTGGTACAGGACATCAAACGCTATATTGATCAAAACTATCACAAAGAAATTACACTGCAGCATATTGCGGATTGCTTTTTTATCAGTCGAGAGAATGTTTCGAGGAAATTCAAGCAGGTCACAAATGAGAATTTAATAGACTACCTTACCCGACTAAGAATTGATAAAGCTAAAATGTTGTTAGCAGATTCAAACATGCGTATAGCTCAAATTGCAGAGCTTGTCGGATTTCAGGATGAAAAATATTTTAGCCGTGTATTCAAAAAGATAACCGGGCAGACTTCCCGTGAGTTTAGAAAACAGTTAAATACATAA
- a CDS encoding ABC transporter permease — translation MMTVCKVMWFEFLYQIKSKFYLLGILIALLFLWSEFSPYIQHYPVEDNNDIRQLYEKGIHPELLHVDVSPEETLTSVLQHIDNLPEGILSPKNYNASKELTAIIKAQNLPLEQANALVKHQYPSFAPQWEVYIEEKGQRLGSIEEVQPVFKAYYEQRAFSSEFAVLWVDRLQIIMSFLSIPAFLMLFFKDRRFNALEWLHAKPFTGQQYVIGKYFGTVTAWSLPAVLVSTVVNIWIGVQVTAQAYNYHFTNLPLGLLICVLPTFMISGAIIVLLGCIFQNEVAALPVFLLYLIYNITSGVFMENDSTPWSSIKYMIRLDESSSHRWMEYLPHQGVVLGLSILFVLLAGRLWPRQGLKGKGRLTS, via the coding sequence ATGATGACAGTTTGCAAAGTGATGTGGTTCGAGTTCCTCTACCAGATCAAGAGCAAGTTTTATTTGCTCGGCATTTTAATTGCCCTCTTGTTTCTGTGGTCGGAATTTTCACCCTATATTCAACATTATCCAGTGGAAGATAATAATGACATCCGTCAGCTCTACGAAAAAGGAATACACCCCGAATTGCTGCATGTGGACGTTTCGCCTGAAGAGACTCTAACATCCGTGCTGCAGCACATCGATAATCTCCCGGAAGGTATTCTGTCCCCAAAAAATTATAATGCTTCTAAAGAATTAACCGCTATAATAAAGGCACAAAATCTACCCCTGGAGCAAGCAAACGCCTTAGTGAAACATCAATACCCTTCGTTCGCGCCGCAATGGGAAGTTTATATCGAGGAAAAGGGACAACGCCTAGGTTCAATTGAGGAGGTTCAGCCTGTATTCAAAGCTTACTATGAACAGCGAGCCTTTAGCTCGGAATTCGCTGTACTTTGGGTGGACCGGCTGCAAATCATTATGTCATTTCTATCCATCCCTGCTTTTTTAATGCTATTCTTCAAAGATAGACGGTTTAATGCCTTAGAGTGGCTGCATGCCAAGCCATTTACAGGCCAACAATACGTGATTGGAAAATATTTTGGGACGGTTACCGCATGGAGCTTGCCTGCTGTACTTGTAAGCACTGTAGTTAATATTTGGATTGGAGTCCAGGTCACAGCTCAGGCATATAATTACCATTTTACGAATTTGCCGTTAGGTCTGCTTATTTGTGTATTGCCGACTTTTATGATATCCGGGGCTATTATCGTTTTGCTAGGGTGTATATTCCAAAATGAAGTTGCTGCTTTGCCGGTTTTTCTACTTTATCTCATTTACAACATTACTTCTGGTGTGTTTATGGAAAATGATAGCACTCCGTGGTCATCAATAAAATATATGATCCGGCTGGACGAAAGTTCATCCCATCGTTGGATGGAATACTTGCCGCATCAGGGCGTTGTTTTAGGGCTAAGTATTCTGTTCGTGCTCCTAGCCGGACGATTATGGCCCCGGCAAGGGCTCAAAGGAAAAGGCAGGTTGACCTCATGA
- a CDS encoding carbohydrate ABC transporter permease: protein MNRVLRSKKGWAQQVIFLGPCLVFFATIVLVPFALGFYYSFTDWNGLDLDKAVWTGADNWRRIFMNDDKFWESLNFTLKFTVISVCISNFLALGLALILTSSIKTRKILRTVFFMPNVIGGILLGYIWQFIFTKGFGTIGELTGLSFFQLPWLGTPSTGFWGLIIVFVWQTAGYMMVIYIAALTGTPKDLIEAAQMDGARPHQLLGKIYIPLIMPAITICLFLTTSTAFKMFDLNLSLTKGGPGTSTQSLAYNIYAEALINNRYGLGTAKALLFFLAVSAITITQVWVTKRKEVSA, encoded by the coding sequence ATGAACAGAGTTTTACGGTCGAAGAAAGGCTGGGCACAACAGGTTATTTTTCTCGGTCCATGCCTTGTTTTTTTTGCCACCATTGTGCTCGTCCCGTTCGCCCTAGGATTCTATTACTCATTCACGGACTGGAACGGTCTCGACTTGGACAAAGCCGTCTGGACAGGGGCAGATAATTGGAGAAGAATTTTTATGAACGACGACAAATTCTGGGAATCCCTTAACTTCACACTGAAGTTTACAGTGATTTCGGTGTGCATATCCAATTTTCTCGCATTAGGTCTCGCCCTGATTTTGACCAGTTCCATAAAGACCCGGAAAATTTTGCGAACTGTCTTCTTTATGCCTAATGTAATAGGCGGAATACTGCTCGGTTATATTTGGCAGTTTATTTTTACGAAGGGATTCGGCACCATCGGGGAATTGACCGGCCTGTCTTTTTTCCAACTTCCATGGCTCGGAACGCCGTCCACTGGATTTTGGGGACTCATTATCGTCTTTGTCTGGCAAACCGCAGGGTATATGATGGTGATCTATATCGCCGCCCTAACTGGTACCCCGAAGGATCTGATTGAAGCAGCGCAAATGGATGGAGCACGTCCACATCAGCTTCTGGGGAAAATATACATCCCCTTGATTATGCCAGCGATTACAATTTGTCTTTTCCTTACAACTTCCACCGCCTTCAAAATGTTTGATCTCAACCTTTCCTTGACGAAAGGCGGTCCTGGCACATCCACGCAATCACTGGCTTATAACATCTACGCCGAAGCTCTAATCAATAATCGTTATGGCTTGGGCACAGCTAAAGCACTGCTGTTCTTTCTCGCCGTGTCAGCCATTACCATTACTCAGGTTTGGGTGACGAAGCGTAAGGAGGTATCCGCCTAA
- a CDS encoding GNAT family N-acetyltransferase, translating to MMNNKISVREVLVEDAKALLQIIPIIDKETEFTLRGEGEFRLSLHEEESFIRNILAEPRSVMFVASCNDNIVGSLGFRGNNLTRYKHTGEFGMGILKQYWGQGIGTMLIEHLLSWSEAHDIRKINLKVVETNIRAIKLYERFGFEIEGVQKNEVKIADQYYNLLSMGKFI from the coding sequence ATGATGAATAACAAAATTAGCGTTAGAGAAGTGCTCGTAGAAGATGCAAAGGCATTACTACAGATCATTCCCATAATCGATAAAGAGACAGAGTTCACGCTGAGAGGAGAAGGAGAATTCCGGTTATCGCTGCATGAGGAAGAGTCTTTTATCCGTAATATACTCGCTGAACCTCGTAGTGTTATGTTTGTTGCTTCCTGTAATGATAATATTGTGGGTTCTTTAGGATTCAGAGGAAATAATCTGACCAGGTATAAGCATACTGGAGAATTTGGTATGGGCATTTTAAAACAATACTGGGGGCAAGGAATAGGTACCATGTTAATTGAGCATTTATTATCTTGGAGTGAAGCACATGATATTAGAAAAATAAATTTAAAAGTGGTTGAAACTAATATCCGTGCTATAAAATTATATGAGCGATTTGGATTTGAAATAGAAGGAGTACAGAAAAATGAAGTAAAAATTGCTGATCAGTACTATAACTTATTATCGATGGGGAAATTTATCTAA
- a CDS encoding ABC transporter ATP-binding protein → MQIQIDQVSKRYSKKSYGLHKVSFNIGPGLCGLIGRNGAGKTTLMRIIAGIMEATAGTVYFDGQTMKSAAMQRHLQKRIGYLPQDFGFYPRLTVKETMDYIAMLHGLSGKTKQTRIQDSLEKVHLDKQADKKVRELSGGMKRRLGIAQAIIHEPEILIVDEPTTGVDPEERISIRNLLTEYAGQRIVILSTHIIEDIAQSCQQVAVLDQGTLKYQGDIGSMIKAVSGMVWECTLPITEDYKSMLTEFTLVSNHYMGDSVRLRLLGEKAPKADSIQAAPTAEDAYIWMIGGLAP, encoded by the coding sequence ATGCAAATTCAGATTGATCAAGTCAGTAAGCGATACTCGAAGAAATCTTACGGGCTTCATAAGGTTTCATTTAACATTGGCCCCGGTCTATGTGGCCTGATCGGGCGGAACGGAGCCGGTAAGACTACCTTAATGCGAATTATCGCAGGGATTATGGAAGCAACCGCCGGGACCGTCTATTTTGATGGACAGACGATGAAATCGGCAGCCATGCAAAGACATTTGCAGAAGAGAATAGGCTATCTTCCTCAGGACTTCGGTTTCTATCCTAGATTAACGGTAAAGGAAACCATGGATTACATAGCCATGCTGCATGGACTGAGCGGAAAGACGAAACAGACCAGAATTCAGGATTCATTAGAAAAAGTACATTTGGATAAGCAGGCTGATAAAAAAGTTCGAGAGTTATCTGGTGGCATGAAAAGAAGGTTAGGTATTGCACAAGCGATCATTCATGAACCCGAAATTCTTATCGTAGATGAGCCGACAACGGGAGTCGACCCTGAAGAACGAATATCGATCCGAAACTTATTAACGGAATATGCAGGTCAGCGCATCGTCATTTTGTCTACGCATATCATTGAAGATATTGCCCAGTCATGCCAACAAGTGGCTGTACTGGATCAAGGGACGCTAAAGTATCAAGGTGACATTGGCAGTATGATCAAGGCGGTCTCCGGCATGGTATGGGAGTGTACCTTGCCGATAACCGAGGATTATAAGAGTATGTTGACTGAGTTTACTCTTGTGTCCAATCACTACATGGGGGACAGCGTCAGGTTACGGCTGCTTGGCGAGAAGGCACCGAAAGCGGACAGCATTCAAGCAGCTCCAACCGCTGAGGATGCTTATATTTGGATGATAGGCGGGCTTGCCCCATGA
- a CDS encoding AraC family transcriptional regulator, protein MGDLYFENHTGNFLVSHRKALSHHMPFSHFHSTYEIYYLMSGQRNIFIQDRTLAINEGDVVIIAPNILHRTINAVQPQHERLIINMHEQYFSPDGSHKEALRPLLERDYLIVSDSVRNQLSIEPMARAILQEMKEQASGFELFAQTLAVQLLIICCRHFKHNAMELLASPSPMHERISEIVRYINEHYTEDLSLQLLADRFYISPYYLSRYFKKATGFTYVEYVNSVRIKEAKKLLEHSSMKVHLIARKVGFGSVTHFGRVFKEVTGNAPLYYRRNY, encoded by the coding sequence TTGGGAGATCTTTATTTTGAAAATCACACAGGAAATTTCCTGGTATCCCACCGGAAAGCATTAAGTCACCATATGCCGTTTAGCCACTTTCATAGTACATACGAAATCTATTATTTGATGTCTGGTCAGCGGAATATTTTTATTCAGGACCGGACGTTAGCGATCAACGAGGGCGATGTAGTCATTATTGCGCCGAATATTTTGCACCGTACAATCAATGCGGTCCAGCCGCAGCATGAGCGGCTCATTATTAATATGCATGAGCAGTATTTTTCGCCGGATGGTTCCCATAAGGAAGCGCTTCGTCCTTTGCTGGAACGGGATTATCTGATTGTAAGCGATTCCGTGCGTAACCAACTGTCGATCGAGCCGATGGCTCGGGCTATTCTACAGGAAATGAAGGAACAGGCGAGTGGTTTCGAATTGTTTGCGCAGACGCTTGCCGTGCAGCTGCTTATCATTTGCTGTAGGCACTTCAAGCACAATGCTATGGAGCTCTTGGCCTCGCCAAGTCCCATGCACGAAAGAATATCGGAGATCGTCCGCTATATTAATGAACATTACACGGAGGACTTATCGCTGCAGTTGCTGGCGGATAGGTTCTATATCAGCCCCTATTATTTGAGCCGTTATTTTAAAAAAGCGACAGGTTTTACATATGTAGAGTACGTGAATAGCGTCCGGATTAAGGAAGCCAAGAAGCTGCTGGAGCACTCTTCCATGAAGGTGCACCTGATCGCCAGGAAGGTAGGCTTTGGTAGTGTGACGCATTTCGGCCGGGTGTTCAAGGAAGTCACGGGCAATGCGCCGTTATATTATAGAAGAAATTATTAG
- a CDS encoding glycoside hydrolase family 88/105 protein, with protein MPSSTSLKTPIQWAQTACEAIMAKFEPEDLPPDRFHYHQGVFLSGMEKCWRQTGEQKLYDYMKRWVDSQILEDGSIKKFMSDELDDIQPGVLLFTLYEQTGDERYKKALHTLVPLLKSWPTNASGGFWHKGHYPNQMWLDGLYMAGPIAVQFAKTFGDSEYFSMMTFQALLMEKHTKDPATGLLYHGWDETKEAGWADPISGVAPEFWGRAIGWYPVALLEMFEYLPEDHPDKAKLVAILQDLLIALTNYQDPATGLWYQVVDKGDRPDNWLENSCTALFVHAIAKAVRFGYLDAEYMDYAWKGYQGVIDTLKSDEKGNVVIGNICIGTGIGDYAHYIARPTSENDLHGAGAFILMCIEMNLAAT; from the coding sequence ATGCCATCATCCACATCCCTTAAGACCCCGATTCAATGGGCGCAAACCGCCTGTGAAGCAATTATGGCCAAATTCGAGCCGGAGGATCTTCCACCAGACCGATTCCATTATCATCAAGGCGTTTTTCTATCTGGCATGGAAAAATGCTGGCGGCAGACGGGAGAACAAAAATTGTATGATTATATGAAACGGTGGGTGGATAGCCAGATTCTCGAGGACGGCAGCATCAAGAAATTTATGTCTGACGAGCTCGACGATATTCAGCCTGGCGTGCTTCTCTTCACCCTCTATGAGCAGACGGGAGACGAGCGGTACAAAAAAGCGCTGCATACGCTAGTGCCTCTGCTGAAGTCATGGCCGACGAATGCGTCGGGCGGGTTCTGGCACAAGGGACATTATCCGAATCAAATGTGGCTGGACGGCTTGTATATGGCAGGCCCGATTGCCGTGCAATTTGCCAAGACCTTCGGAGACAGCGAATATTTCTCCATGATGACCTTCCAGGCTCTTCTCATGGAGAAGCATACGAAGGATCCGGCCACCGGCTTGCTGTATCATGGCTGGGATGAAACCAAAGAAGCCGGATGGGCTGACCCCATCTCGGGTGTCGCACCAGAGTTCTGGGGCCGCGCTATTGGCTGGTATCCCGTCGCTTTGCTGGAAATGTTCGAATACCTGCCGGAGGATCACCCGGATAAAGCCAAGCTCGTGGCCATTCTGCAGGATCTGCTTATCGCTCTTACGAACTATCAGGATCCGGCCACCGGATTATGGTATCAAGTCGTCGACAAAGGAGACCGCCCGGATAATTGGCTGGAAAACTCCTGTACGGCGCTGTTTGTGCATGCCATTGCCAAAGCGGTTAGGTTCGGATACTTGGATGCCGAGTACATGGACTATGCCTGGAAAGGCTACCAAGGCGTAATCGATACACTGAAGTCCGACGAGAAAGGCAACGTCGTGATTGGTAACATCTGCATCGGCACCGGAATCGGCGATTATGCCCACTACATTGCCCGCCCCACCAGCGAAAACGATCTGCACGGCGCTGGCGCCTTCATTCTCATGTGCATCGAGATGAATCTAGCGGCAACGTAA
- a CDS encoding sensor histidine kinase, whose translation MFRKSIRFKLIALLLFAVILPTGVSITVSYFYTKASVTEKSIRENTNYLNLGASNLQSYFKGIHELALSIYSGINIPNSLYTSILSAKPQHLQEADSKEDINRNVFSSQLLNMFQSNKDIYQIHLFVNANQQSNTLLKGFFRREYNDSYRPLVSPSGKVEPFIEITHPDHRYGMKSGIPNLKSGSIEVFSAHYPIYRTPSDEAMGYLSIDFRLTELEEIAKAMYHLGSEQVFLLNEEGGALYSSDPELIGKTIKAGWSQVPSKEDHGHFSWKDENFEGIVFYRAIQSPLFKGYLLKLVPYDNLYGDARAITHITTGIGMLFLIVGMIAAVFISIRFTNPIKRIISFTQKVQIGDMDAQVEIATEDEFGILTRKINNMTQTINNLILKEYKLEIANKSNQLKALQAQINPHFLYNALQSIATLSLRYKALEVYERICALGSMMRYTMATGVNTVTLQEELEHVEHYLMLQEERFGNEYLEIHFDIAEETKIQAVPKMILQPLVENVFKHAFDDGIVNGPIRVRIASHLDEAGNLMIAVSDNGKQLTPEQVREMELAINVETKNEMEQIGLRNVLARLRLYFGKEASLTMRGHDNGGLTVALWIPTGNCRIIEEDKSESTDCG comes from the coding sequence TTGTTTCGGAAAAGTATCCGTTTCAAGTTGATAGCACTTCTTCTGTTCGCGGTAATACTGCCGACAGGAGTATCAATCACGGTCTCTTACTTTTATACAAAAGCGTCAGTGACGGAAAAATCGATTCGGGAAAATACGAATTATCTTAACCTCGGTGCCTCCAATCTTCAAAGCTATTTCAAGGGAATTCATGAATTAGCCTTATCCATTTATAGCGGAATCAATATCCCTAACTCCCTGTACACATCGATATTATCGGCCAAGCCTCAACATTTGCAGGAGGCTGACTCGAAGGAAGACATCAATCGTAATGTTTTTTCGAGCCAATTGCTGAATATGTTTCAATCCAATAAAGATATCTATCAGATTCATCTGTTCGTGAATGCCAATCAACAATCCAATACCTTGTTAAAGGGTTTTTTTCGTAGAGAATATAACGATTCCTACCGTCCTTTAGTATCCCCGTCAGGAAAGGTGGAGCCTTTTATAGAAATAACGCATCCGGATCATAGATATGGAATGAAATCTGGAATTCCAAATCTTAAATCGGGTTCTATCGAGGTTTTTAGTGCCCACTATCCCATTTACCGTACACCAAGTGATGAAGCCATGGGGTATCTTTCCATAGACTTTCGTTTAACTGAGCTTGAGGAAATAGCGAAGGCCATGTATCACCTCGGTTCAGAGCAGGTTTTCTTGCTGAATGAAGAGGGAGGCGCCCTTTATTCCTCTGACCCGGAGCTGATAGGAAAGACGATTAAAGCGGGATGGAGTCAGGTCCCGTCCAAAGAAGATCACGGTCATTTTTCATGGAAGGACGAAAATTTCGAAGGTATTGTATTTTACAGGGCAATCCAGAGTCCTTTATTTAAGGGTTATCTTCTTAAGCTGGTTCCCTATGATAATTTATATGGAGATGCGAGAGCAATTACCCATATCACTACAGGAATCGGTATGCTATTTCTGATTGTTGGGATGATCGCTGCAGTCTTTATCTCTATTCGTTTTACGAATCCGATTAAACGGATAATCTCCTTCACACAAAAGGTACAAATTGGAGATATGGATGCCCAGGTGGAGATTGCGACCGAGGATGAATTCGGAATTTTAACGAGAAAAATTAATAATATGACCCAGACCATCAATAATCTGATATTAAAAGAATACAAGCTCGAAATCGCCAATAAGAGCAACCAGTTAAAGGCGCTCCAGGCGCAGATCAATCCGCATTTTTTATATAATGCATTACAGTCGATAGCTACATTGTCCCTTAGGTACAAGGCTCTGGAGGTTTATGAACGGATTTGTGCACTTGGAAGCATGATGCGCTATACAATGGCTACGGGGGTAAATACGGTTACGCTTCAAGAAGAGTTGGAGCATGTGGAGCATTATCTTATGCTGCAAGAGGAGCGATTTGGCAATGAATATCTTGAGATCCATTTTGATATCGCGGAAGAAACCAAAATTCAAGCCGTTCCTAAAATGATTTTACAGCCTCTTGTAGAAAATGTTTTTAAGCATGCTTTTGATGACGGCATCGTGAATGGGCCGATACGTGTCCGCATTGCCAGCCACCTGGACGAGGCAGGAAATCTGATGATTGCCGTCTCTGATAATGGAAAGCAGCTGACGCCGGAACAAGTCCGGGAGATGGAGTTAGCGATCAATGTCGAGACAAAAAATGAAATGGAACAGATCGGGCTTCGAAACGTATTAGCCAGACTCCGATTGTATTTTGGCAAGGAAGCTAGTCTGACGATGAGGGGACATGATAACGGCGGCTTAACGGTAGCTTTATGGATACCGACTGGAAATTGCAGAATTATAGAGGAGGACAAGAGTGAAAGCACTGATTGTGGATGA